The proteins below come from a single Notamacropus eugenii isolate mMacEug1 chromosome 7, mMacEug1.pri_v2, whole genome shotgun sequence genomic window:
- the ENOPH1 gene encoding enolase-phosphatase E1, with protein MGVLSVPPEVTVILLDIEGTTTPIAFVKDTLFSYVRENVKDYLHTHWGEEECQQDVSLLRKQAEEDSHLDGVVLIPPRSEHGADDTEQMIQAVVDNVYWQMSLDRKTPALKQLQGHIWRAAFATGTMKAEFFEDVVPAIRKWRQAGMKVYIYSSGSVEAQKLLFGYSTEGDILELFDGHFDTKIGHKIESESYRRIATSIGCSPNNILFLTDVTREANAAEEADVHVAVVVRPGNAGLTDDEKSYFNLITSFSELFLPSST; from the exons ATGGGAGTGCTCTCGGTGCCCCCGGAGGTGACCGTGATCCTGCTCGATATCGAAGGTACCACTACCCCGATTGCTTTCGTGAAG GACACGTTATTTTCTTATGTTCGCGAGAATGTTAAAGACTATCTGCACACTCACTGGGGAGAAGAGGAGTGCCAGCAGGACGTGAGTCTGCTGAGAAAACAG GCAGAAGAGGATTCTCACTTGGATGGAGTTGTGCTGATTCCCCCCAGATCTGAGCATGGTGCTGATGACACAGAGCAGATGATCCAGGCTGTGGTGGACAATGTGTACTGGCAGATGTCTCTGGACAGGAAGACCCCAGCCCTGAAACAGCTCCAGGGCCACATATGGCGGGCTGCCTTCGCAACTGGGACAATGAAGGCCGA GTTCTTTGAGGATGTGGTTCCTGCAATCAGAAAATGGAGACAAGCAGGCATGAAGGTATATATTTATTCTTCAGGGAGTGTGGAGGCACAAAAGCTGCTTTTTGGCTACTCGACAGAAGGAGACATCCTCGAG CTTTTTGATGGCCATTTTGATACTAAGATTGGGCATAAAATAGAGAGTGAAAGTTACAGGAGAATTGCAACAAGCATTGGCTGCTCCCCCAACAACATCCTGTTTCTGACAGATGTTACCCGAG AGGCCAACGCAGCAGAAGAGGCAGACGTCCATGTGGCGGTGGTTGTGAGACCCGGCAATGCGGGATTAACGGACGATGAAAAGTCCTATTTCAACCTCATCACTTCTTTCAGTGAACTCTTCTTGCCTTCGTCAACTTAG
- the HNRNPDL gene encoding heterogeneous nuclear ribonucleoprotein D-like isoform X2, with product MEVPPRLSQAPPPLFPSPPSALAPRSLSHWRPRAPRLLAPLLPSLSSGSARQGARRAPRHVTAPQPSRLAGGPSIKGGRRRRPDLFRRHFKSGSIQHAAAATASPRHLPPARSPAAMEDVNEYSNMEEFAEGSKINASKNQQDDGKMFIGGLSWDTSKKDLTEYLSRFGEVVDCTIKTDPVTGRSRGFGFVLFKDAASVDKVLELKEHKLDGKLIDPKRAKALKGKEPPKKVFVGGLSPDTSEEQIKEYFGAFGEIENIELPMDTKTNERRGFCFITYTDEEPVKKLLENRYHQIGSGKCEIKVAQPKEVYRQQQQQQKGGRGAAAGGRGGTRGRGRGQQSTYGKASRGGGNHQNNYQPY from the exons ATGGAGGTCCCGCCCCGGCTGTCGCAGGCGCCGCCGCCATTGTTCCCCTCGCCGCCCTCGGCGCTGGCCCCCCGCAGCCTCTCCCATTGGCGGCCCCGGGCGCCGCGGCTGCTCGCCCCGCTGCTGCCGTCGCTGAGTTCCGGCTCCGCCCGGCAGGGGGCGCGCCGAGCGCCGCGCCACGTCACCGCCCCCCAGCCCTCGCGATTGGCGGGCGGGCCGTCTATAAAGGGAGGGCGCAGGCGGCGCCCGGATCTCTTCCGCCGCCATTTTAAATCGGGCTCCATCCAACACGCCGCCGCTGCGACTGCCTCTCCGCGCCACCTGCCCCCGGCCCGCAGCCCCGCCGCCATGGAGGACGTGAACGAGTACAGCAACATGGAGGAGTTCGCCGAGGGCTCCAAGATCAACGCCAGCAAGAACCAGCAGGACGACGG TAAAATGTTTATTGGAGGGCTAAGCTGGGATACGAGCAAGAAAGATCTCACTGAGTACCTGTCTCGTTTTGGAGAGGTTGTAGACTGCACCATTAAAACGGATCCCGTCACGGGCCGGTCGCGGGGATTCGGGTTTGTGCTTTTCAAGGACGCCGCCAGCGTGGACAAG GTCCTGGAGCTCAAGGAGCATAAGCTGGATGGCAAGTTGATAGACCCCAAGCGGGCCAAAGCCCTAAAGGGGAAGGAGCCCCCCAAAAAAGTGTTTGTCGGCGGACTGAGCCCGGACACGTCGGAGGAGCAGATCAAGGAGTACTTCGGGGCGTTTGGAGAG ATTGAGAACATCGAACTTCCTATGGACAcgaaaacaaatgaaagaagaggATTTTGTTTTATCACGTACACAGATGAAGAACCAgtaaagaaattattagaaaacaGATATCACCAGATTGGTTCTGGGAAG TGTGAAATCAAAGTTGCCCAACCCAAGGAGGTAtacaggcagcagcagcagcaacagaaaggagggaggggcgCTGCAGCTGGAGGCCGAGGTGGGACTAGGGGTCGTGGCCGAG